One Gimesia aquarii DNA segment encodes these proteins:
- a CDS encoding RHS repeat-associated core domain-containing protein: protein MPDNCCTQPTVTTVNPDLICCCTTCGEPSCDSSGTNTKGEAAGDPGDCGCGATQKDPIQDSTISGCNTILTNDCKKVCQPTKCGGPPGGPPGGPPGGPPGGPPGGPPGGTGIGWLRSDNNKGSGSGSCGCNSDSCGCNGGVQPANDPLKNAASMVNLVQSQANPNVPNPGPGTINLGTGNVNFSITPPQTGVFSPSLNLNYNSSAAAGTIQFGNGWADLYNPTVSAIDSDSALVVTGNGSGFQYDNQDGNGVYAAPPGTNNSLKKNSNGTWTETQPSGMRFEYDSSGMLTKKVSPVGEIWTVVRDGDLLSAIIDPKTSRTTYSYDTNNKLKSITDSSNRITSYTIDSNGNLIRTQNPAGNITTFAYDSSHRVKAYQNSEGNTISYTYDSSNRVKTVEEASGAITSYTYSLFENTITDPLGNVTTYLYDAGYTPAGVINSLGNRTTYLWNNGVLDAIVNAQGNRTSVTHVTVGNRTRRVKNITQPDGGIYTYLYDTDGYTRATIDQRGNRTSLIWNSDHKRIAVVNALGNRFSTVYTTDGQVLASIDPLGNRSTNVYDTSGNKIASIDPLGNRTSFSFNAQNQYVAITNPLNEITTYIRNPSNQISAMINAAGNRTTYIYNSLGQQVATVNPLGDRTSAVYDVEGKVLAQIDALGNRTSYAYNSRGNQIHTENALGFITTDVYDSASRLIANVTPLGNRTTYSYDADGNQIADTDPLDSISTIVYDSLNRVAATVDPLGNRTSFNYDLTGNLIATENALGFRNTSLFDALNQNVATIDPLNNRATTIYNSASQAITIINPIDYRTTILYDSAGRTVAIIDALGNRNTAVYDSANQLVAEINPLGFRSSYSYDSRGNQVATTNALGDIYTTVYDVDDRDIANVDPLLNRSTVVYNANNQIIGSIDPLNNRSTTTYDEVGQSVAFQNALGFISTTLYDADGNTIARINPLGYRNTSVYDAADQNVARVNPLGYRSTSIFDAAGQVIAYIDADNNRSSTVYDVVGQVIETIDPLENISTTIYNANGQTTDTIDPIGNRITYSYDAAGQKVAVKDANNNIQTMVYDAIGQLIVSINALGNRVTTIYDADGKQLSLIDSNGNLTSFTYDAAGREIRVINPLLRCITSAYDAGGRKILRIDARGYRTTYSHDAANQVIGRQYPDSTRVTFAYDAVGNRTIMASVTGRYTTSYNTLNQKKSVIDPDGKAITYSYDANEQRIRMADPDGGVFTYVFNSTGQITNLENPQNQVTSYSYDAANRRTVKKLANGTRTSFNYDDANNVKTVANLNSISSYISRFDYQYDNVGNRTSVLELSGDRVTWGYDNSYQLLSEHRSGPNTYSNTFTYDPAGNRLVKITNGFRTTYSYDVANQLNTSIDSSGITTYIFDNDGNQQLVQEPNGDLTTSMWDYENQPTQYELPIGDIITMSYNAEKLRIEKQSNSGTTKFIWDEQNYLLETDASGNTTCIYTNEPHLYGNLISQRRAGETNYCHYDVLGSTREITNESETITDTWIYDAWGNIISRSGTTLVFMGFIGELGYYLDVETGNNHIRNRIYDPGIARWSSVDPIGFLDGMNLFTYVNNNPLLRSDPSGMYQQKKKGTFPRIPLPPIFKRKKKRTCKSICKDVKKINKANPQRFSNPAGGAIFCECGVRCICLFPIHQRPSPFAPGLDYEPGECPTIDKFIESHERLHFPEVNECNKNDCSIVRPPFKPEIDPNKSECRARSRDAQRFYVLMTDPEELKKFPMSQKCQQKLVQHFTFQRHFVLRNCGYDPLKIPFIP, encoded by the coding sequence ATGCCAGACAATTGCTGTACCCAGCCAACAGTAACTACTGTGAACCCAGACTTGATCTGTTGTTGCACCACTTGTGGAGAGCCATCTTGCGATTCAAGTGGTACTAATACAAAAGGAGAAGCTGCCGGGGATCCAGGTGATTGCGGTTGTGGCGCAACTCAGAAAGATCCGATTCAGGATTCGACAATTAGTGGATGCAATACAATATTAACAAATGATTGCAAGAAGGTCTGTCAACCAACGAAGTGTGGTGGACCTCCTGGTGGACCTCCTGGTGGACCTCCTGGTGGACCTCCTGGTGGACCTCCTGGTGGACCTCCTGGTGGTACTGGTATCGGGTGGTTGAGGAGTGATAATAACAAAGGAAGTGGTAGTGGTAGTTGTGGGTGTAACAGCGACAGTTGCGGATGTAACGGAGGCGTTCAGCCAGCTAACGACCCACTCAAAAATGCAGCAAGTATGGTCAATCTGGTCCAATCGCAAGCGAATCCCAATGTCCCCAATCCAGGTCCTGGAACAATCAATCTTGGCACCGGTAATGTCAATTTCAGTATTACCCCACCTCAAACAGGTGTGTTTTCTCCAAGTTTGAACCTCAACTATAACTCATCAGCCGCAGCCGGTACGATTCAATTTGGAAATGGCTGGGCTGATTTATATAACCCCACGGTCTCTGCCATTGACAGTGACTCAGCGCTCGTCGTGACCGGTAATGGATCCGGGTTTCAATACGACAATCAAGACGGAAACGGCGTCTATGCCGCACCTCCCGGTACTAATAATTCTCTCAAGAAAAATTCCAACGGAACCTGGACCGAGACACAACCGAGCGGCATGCGGTTCGAATACGACTCATCAGGCATGTTGACTAAGAAAGTTTCTCCCGTTGGAGAAATATGGACGGTCGTACGTGATGGGGATTTACTATCGGCCATCATTGACCCTAAAACCAGCCGTACGACTTACAGCTATGACACCAATAATAAACTCAAAAGTATTACCGACTCCAGCAATCGCATCACAAGTTACACAATCGATTCCAATGGGAACTTGATTCGTACCCAAAACCCAGCAGGCAACATTACAACCTTTGCCTACGACAGCAGCCATCGTGTCAAGGCGTATCAGAACTCAGAAGGAAACACGATATCCTACACCTACGATTCCAGTAACCGTGTCAAGACTGTGGAAGAAGCCTCCGGCGCCATCACCAGTTACACTTATTCGCTCTTTGAAAACACAATCACCGATCCCCTCGGCAATGTCACCACTTATCTTTATGATGCCGGCTATACCCCAGCTGGGGTCATCAATTCATTGGGCAACCGTACAACCTACCTTTGGAACAATGGTGTCTTGGATGCGATTGTTAATGCTCAGGGAAACCGCACTTCCGTCACACATGTCACAGTCGGGAACCGCACGCGCCGTGTCAAAAACATTACTCAACCCGATGGTGGAATCTATACTTATCTGTATGACACAGATGGCTATACGCGTGCCACTATCGATCAACGAGGCAATCGGACGTCGCTCATCTGGAACTCCGATCACAAACGCATCGCCGTTGTCAATGCACTGGGAAATCGATTTTCGACTGTCTATACCACTGACGGACAAGTTCTGGCCAGTATCGACCCATTGGGAAATCGCAGTACCAATGTTTATGATACATCCGGAAACAAAATCGCCTCCATTGATCCACTCGGCAATCGAACCAGCTTTAGTTTTAATGCACAAAACCAATACGTGGCCATCACGAATCCACTCAATGAAATCACCACTTATATAAGAAATCCGTCTAATCAGATTTCGGCGATGATCAATGCAGCTGGGAATCGCACTACGTACATATACAATTCTTTGGGACAACAAGTTGCCACAGTCAATCCGTTGGGTGATCGGACTTCAGCGGTTTACGATGTGGAAGGCAAAGTGCTGGCCCAAATCGATGCTCTGGGCAACCGCACTTCTTATGCCTATAACTCGCGTGGCAACCAAATTCATACCGAAAACGCTCTAGGCTTCATCACCACGGATGTCTATGACTCCGCCAGCCGACTGATCGCCAATGTGACACCACTCGGCAACCGCACTACATATAGCTATGACGCAGATGGCAATCAGATCGCGGATACCGACCCGCTCGATAGCATCTCAACTATCGTGTATGACAGCCTGAACCGCGTGGCAGCAACTGTTGACCCTCTTGGTAATCGTACTTCGTTCAATTACGATCTTACCGGAAACCTAATTGCCACCGAAAACGCTCTAGGTTTTCGCAATACAAGTCTATTTGATGCGCTTAATCAAAATGTTGCCACCATTGATCCTCTGAATAACAGAGCAACGACGATATATAACTCTGCCAGTCAGGCTATTACTATAATCAATCCAATTGATTATCGCACTACAATTCTTTACGATTCCGCTGGCCGTACTGTAGCAATTATAGATGCGCTTGGTAATCGGAACACCGCAGTCTACGACTCCGCCAACCAGCTTGTTGCCGAGATCAATCCACTCGGCTTCCGCAGCAGCTACAGTTACGACAGCAGGGGCAATCAAGTTGCTACGACCAATGCACTAGGCGACATCTACACAACAGTTTACGATGTTGACGACCGCGATATCGCCAATGTCGATCCGCTGCTCAACCGCAGCACGGTAGTATATAATGCGAATAACCAGATAATTGGGAGTATCGACCCATTAAATAACCGATCCACAACTACATATGATGAGGTCGGCCAATCAGTCGCTTTCCAAAACGCTTTAGGTTTTATAAGCACGACTCTGTATGATGCTGATGGAAACACAATAGCTAGAATTAATCCACTTGGTTATCGTAATACTTCGGTTTATGACGCAGCAGATCAAAATGTAGCGAGAGTGAACCCACTTGGCTATCGTAGCACTTCAATCTTTGATGCTGCTGGTCAAGTGATTGCCTACATTGATGCAGATAATAATCGTTCCTCGACAGTCTACGATGTAGTTGGTCAAGTCATCGAAACGATTGATCCATTAGAGAATATTTCCACGACCATCTATAACGCCAACGGCCAGACAACCGATACCATTGATCCAATTGGCAACCGCATTACATATAGTTATGATGCAGCAGGTCAGAAAGTAGCAGTCAAAGATGCGAATAATAATATCCAAACGATGGTTTATGATGCAATAGGCCAATTGATTGTAAGCATCAATGCTCTTGGGAATCGCGTAACAACGATTTATGACGCGGATGGAAAGCAGCTTTCTTTGATTGACTCGAATGGAAATCTCACCAGCTTTACATATGATGCAGCGGGAAGGGAAATACGGGTCATTAACCCGTTACTTCGGTGCATAACTTCTGCTTATGATGCGGGCGGTCGTAAAATCCTACGAATTGACGCTCGTGGCTACCGAACAACATATTCACACGATGCAGCCAATCAGGTAATAGGCCGACAGTACCCTGATAGCACAAGGGTGACATTCGCTTATGACGCTGTCGGCAATCGAACTATCATGGCAAGTGTGACTGGTAGATACACGACCTCTTATAATACGCTGAACCAAAAAAAGTCAGTGATCGATCCTGATGGCAAGGCAATCACTTACTCCTATGATGCGAACGAGCAACGTATTCGTATGGCTGATCCTGACGGAGGTGTATTTACATATGTATTTAACTCTACTGGGCAAATCACAAATCTCGAAAACCCGCAAAATCAAGTAACCAGTTACAGCTATGATGCAGCGAACCGCAGAACAGTGAAGAAACTTGCGAACGGCACACGGACATCTTTCAATTATGATGATGCTAACAATGTCAAAACGGTGGCCAATCTGAATTCTATCAGCAGCTACATCTCGAGGTTTGATTATCAGTACGACAATGTTGGTAATCGTACTTCCGTATTGGAACTGAGCGGTGATCGTGTCACTTGGGGTTATGATAACTCATACCAACTCCTGAGTGAACACCGTAGCGGCCCAAATACATACTCCAACACGTTTACCTATGATCCGGCAGGAAATCGATTAGTTAAAATTACTAACGGTTTTCGTACCACATACAGCTATGATGTTGCTAATCAGCTGAATACATCTATCGATTCCAGCGGAATTACAACGTACATATTCGACAATGATGGTAACCAGCAGCTCGTTCAGGAACCAAACGGTGATTTGACTACATCAATGTGGGACTATGAGAATCAGCCTACACAGTATGAATTACCTATTGGCGATATTATCACCATGTCTTACAATGCCGAAAAGTTGCGTATTGAAAAACAGAGTAATTCAGGCACAACAAAGTTTATCTGGGATGAACAGAACTATCTTTTGGAAACAGATGCCTCTGGCAATACCACTTGCATCTACACTAACGAACCACATTTATACGGCAATCTGATTTCACAACGGCGAGCAGGAGAAACCAATTATTGTCATTATGATGTACTAGGAAGTACACGCGAAATAACTAACGAAAGTGAGACAATAACTGACACTTGGATTTACGATGCCTGGGGTAATATTATCAGCCGTAGTGGTACCACGCTAGTCTTCATGGGTTTCATCGGTGAGTTGGGCTATTATCTTGATGTTGAAACAGGAAACAACCATATCCGCAACCGGATATATGATCCTGGTATTGCAAGATGGTCGAGCGTTGACCCTATAGGTTTTCTGGATGGAATGAATTTATTTACTTATGTAAATAACAATCCATTGTTACGAAGTGACCCTTCCGGGATGTATCAACAAAAAAAGAAAGGGACATTTCCACGCATTCCGCTTCCACCAATTTTTAAACGAAAAAAGAAAAGGACATGTAAATCCATATGCAAAGATGTAAAGAAAATTAATAAAGCAAACCCCCAGAGATTTAGTAATCCTGCCGGTGGGGCTATATTTTGTGAGTGTGGAGTGAGGTGTATATGTCTGTTTCCAATTCATCAAAGGCCTAGTCCTTTCGCTCCAGGCCTTGATTATGAACCAGGCGAATGCCCTACAATAGACAAATTCATAGAAAGCCATGAACGTTTACACTTCCCCGAAGTTAACGAATGTAACAAAAATGACTGCTCAATAGTTCGTCCTCCGTTCAAGCCGGAGATAGACCCTAACAAATCAGAATGTCGTGCTCGCTCACGTGATGCCCAGAGGTTCTACGTGTTAATGACAGACCCAGAAGAACTAAAAAAATTCCCAATGAGTCAAAAGTGTCAGCAGAAACTTGTTCAACACTTTACTTTTCAAAGGCATTTTGTATTAAGAAATTGTGGATATGATCCGTTAAAAATACCTTTCATTCCCTAG
- a CDS encoding 4Fe-4S dicluster domain-containing protein codes for MNEAIQTASPRSCFLSIDQFANLFEVLHALDYEVIGPTLDQEAIVYDRVTSIEDLPRGWTDIQEPGKYRLEQRDDDALFGYVVGPHSWKQNLFPPVSTLSSADRTDEGWQFTEVEQELPKFAFLGVRACELAALKIQDRVFMEGPYVDPNYQGRRNQALVIAVNCTQAASTCFCTSMNTGPRCTSGYDLALTELPDGFVVEVATSLGETIIDALETQIASDENQRQAEAARQQAVDQISREFDTTDIRDLLLSNLEHPQWNDVAERCLSCTNCTMVCPTCFCSSVEEVSDLTGDHVERQRQWDSCFNVDFSYMNGGLVRNSIRNRYRQWMTHKLATWIDQFGTSGCVGCGRCITWCPVGIDLTQEVAAIRESQT; via the coding sequence ATGAATGAAGCCATACAGACTGCAAGTCCCCGATCTTGTTTTCTTTCAATCGATCAGTTTGCGAATTTATTCGAAGTGCTGCATGCTTTAGATTACGAAGTCATCGGCCCTACTTTAGATCAGGAAGCGATTGTGTATGATCGGGTGACATCGATTGAGGATCTGCCCCGCGGATGGACGGACATTCAAGAGCCTGGCAAGTATCGATTAGAGCAACGTGATGACGATGCCTTATTTGGCTATGTGGTCGGTCCCCATTCATGGAAACAAAATTTATTTCCGCCTGTCAGCACATTATCCAGTGCTGATCGAACAGACGAGGGTTGGCAGTTTACTGAAGTAGAACAGGAGCTACCCAAATTTGCGTTTCTCGGAGTACGCGCATGTGAATTGGCGGCTCTCAAAATTCAGGATCGTGTCTTTATGGAAGGCCCGTATGTTGATCCGAATTATCAGGGACGTCGTAATCAAGCATTAGTCATCGCTGTGAACTGCACACAGGCGGCATCGACTTGCTTTTGCACCTCCATGAATACCGGCCCCCGTTGTACAAGTGGCTATGACCTGGCCCTCACGGAACTACCAGATGGCTTCGTTGTCGAAGTGGCCACTTCACTTGGTGAAACAATCATTGATGCTCTGGAAACTCAGATTGCCTCAGACGAAAATCAACGACAGGCTGAAGCCGCGCGGCAACAAGCGGTCGATCAGATCTCACGAGAATTCGATACAACAGATATTCGAGACTTATTACTGTCTAATTTAGAACATCCACAATGGAATGATGTCGCGGAACGGTGCCTTTCCTGTACCAACTGTACGATGGTCTGTCCGACCTGCTTTTGCAGTTCCGTGGAAGAAGTCAGTGACCTGACTGGCGATCATGTCGAAAGACAACGTCAATGGGATTCGTGCTTTAACGTTGATTTCAGTTATATGAACGGTGGCTTGGTACGGAATAGTATTCGAAACCGGTATCGCCAGTGGATGACTCATAAACTGGCAACCTGGATCGACCAATTCGGAACGTCTGGTTGTGTTGGCTGCGGTCGTTGTATTACTTGGTGCCCTGTCGGCATTGATCTGACACAGGAAGTTGCCGCCATTCGAGAAAGCCAGACATGA
- a CDS encoding glycosyltransferase, with product MSTECECSQSGWCQRHNCHKPKHFFHLCQTRSDYFKMWEKGIGPGQLSPSEKKSRRYRRRLKDFSVAVVIISHNYGAFLREAIDSVLAQTYKPREILVVDDRSTDDTKEIAQSYQRQGVKYLSVDVGNVHAARGAGFEATNSEITCFLDADDRLSEDYLEKGLEQFDHYQVAVVYSDTQFFGKRQGCSNYPETYSADQLQFDNFIHAGSLALSEAIELSRVFEKQIDPLLTQGDWFLWREVLGRTWTARKQKALYHYRIHKTNWTQQMQTAEQRSYFEYAGLAHQKIMLFIPLSGRVEHWPLTAGVLERQTWPHDQISLVLMDTSQCEEFSQTVRDWIEDCDYRDVRYLKFDAGLSGLADENRRLPDIRDQVRFAMARIYNRMLRMVDSEFVWILEDDIVPPDDVCQQLLSCFDPKTVSVAAPYPSRFHKGFVVWNQAGASYEKLGYQEEVVGGNGFGCTILRASTIRDNVFTALHNMPDFDIAFYARLKTTGFQAKVNWSCFSQHSGALESEIMKPKQSSKTDCECAEPGWCERHQCKKHPHFHKLCQTRTDYFELWEKGAGPGQNLQAVSENSVESSEPGMMRKAFNFTKAVARHVTNGSKHVDEATYNTRLSTCQACEMCDTSRMVCKHKSCGCTLRVKALWDSERCPLNKWTVNPENAVEKQTSNVLIEEKI from the coding sequence ATGTCAACGGAATGCGAATGTAGTCAATCAGGATGGTGTCAACGGCATAATTGCCATAAGCCAAAACACTTTTTTCATTTGTGTCAGACACGATCTGACTATTTTAAAATGTGGGAAAAGGGAATAGGACCTGGCCAGTTAAGTCCCTCAGAGAAAAAATCCCGCCGCTATCGCAGACGACTCAAAGATTTCTCTGTTGCCGTCGTCATTATCTCGCATAATTATGGAGCCTTTTTGCGTGAGGCGATTGATAGTGTCTTGGCCCAGACTTACAAACCTCGCGAAATTCTTGTGGTCGATGATCGCTCCACGGATGATACCAAAGAGATCGCTCAATCCTATCAACGGCAAGGCGTGAAATATTTGTCTGTGGATGTGGGTAATGTGCATGCAGCCCGTGGAGCCGGCTTTGAAGCAACGAATTCTGAAATTACATGCTTCCTCGATGCCGATGACAGGCTTTCCGAAGACTATCTTGAAAAAGGATTAGAACAGTTCGATCATTACCAGGTGGCCGTTGTCTATTCTGATACTCAGTTTTTTGGTAAACGACAAGGTTGCTCCAACTATCCCGAAACCTACTCTGCCGACCAACTCCAGTTCGACAATTTTATTCATGCTGGCAGTTTGGCGTTAAGTGAAGCGATTGAGTTGAGTCGTGTCTTTGAAAAACAAATTGACCCCCTGCTCACACAAGGAGATTGGTTTCTCTGGCGGGAAGTATTGGGCAGAACCTGGACCGCCAGAAAACAAAAGGCCCTCTATCACTACCGCATCCACAAAACCAACTGGACTCAGCAAATGCAAACGGCCGAACAGCGTAGCTATTTTGAATACGCAGGTCTGGCTCATCAGAAAATCATGCTGTTCATTCCTCTTTCTGGCCGAGTGGAACATTGGCCACTGACAGCTGGTGTCCTGGAGCGACAAACCTGGCCTCACGATCAGATTTCCCTGGTGTTGATGGATACCAGCCAATGTGAGGAATTTTCGCAAACCGTCAGAGACTGGATCGAAGATTGTGATTATCGTGATGTGCGTTATTTAAAATTTGATGCTGGTCTTTCTGGATTGGCCGATGAAAATCGGCGTCTACCTGATATTCGTGATCAGGTTCGATTCGCCATGGCCCGCATCTACAATCGTATGTTGCGGATGGTGGATTCGGAATTTGTCTGGATTCTGGAAGATGACATCGTCCCCCCTGACGACGTCTGCCAGCAGCTACTTTCCTGCTTCGATCCAAAAACGGTCTCGGTCGCGGCCCCCTACCCCTCTCGGTTTCATAAGGGTTTTGTGGTCTGGAATCAGGCGGGTGCTTCTTATGAGAAGCTGGGTTATCAAGAAGAAGTTGTCGGGGGTAATGGATTTGGCTGCACGATTCTACGGGCTTCCACCATTAGGGATAATGTATTCACTGCCTTACACAATATGCCCGATTTTGATATTGCATTTTACGCGCGTCTGAAGACAACAGGCTTTCAGGCCAAAGTCAACTGGTCCTGTTTTTCACAGCACAGTGGTGCGTTGGAGTCCGAAATCATGAAACCGAAACAATCATCCAAGACAGACTGTGAATGTGCCGAGCCAGGTTGGTGTGAACGGCACCAATGCAAAAAGCATCCTCACTTTCATAAGCTCTGCCAAACCCGGACCGATTATTTTGAGCTTTGGGAAAAAGGCGCCGGCCCCGGTCAAAATTTGCAGGCGGTATCAGAAAATTCTGTTGAGTCATCAGAACCCGGCATGATGCGAAAAGCCTTTAATTTTACCAAAGCAGTCGCCCGACATGTCACCAACGGAAGTAAACACGTCGATGAAGCAACCTACAACACACGACTCTCAACATGTCAAGCATGTGAAATGTGTGATACCAGTCGCATGGTTTGTAAACACAAAAGTTGTGGCTGCACGTTGAGAGTCAAAGCCCTCTGGGATTCCGAACGTTGCCCACTCAATAAGTGGACTGTGAATCCAGAAAATGCTGTTGAGAAACAAACAAGCAATGTCCTGATTGAAGAAAAAATTTAA
- a CDS encoding class I SAM-dependent methyltransferase produces the protein MKIDNEKLKSLFSKLGISQKYGATQWALNLWDEFGALESGDTVVDLGCGERFAPAMSLDPTIHYIGFDVNRDSVEKGSLNYPQYRWKHSNVRNEMYNPTGVIDPKTFQIPIEENVADLVICASLFSHLETFEVAKNYIHEIQRIIKPDGHIWISWFRSPPNEVCSDAKRTVFTEAEIINMIGGWLDLKLTIGGMTEDYHNQWIMLGQVKSTNEFLAKAS, from the coding sequence GTGAAGATTGATAATGAGAAATTGAAATCACTTTTTTCAAAACTGGGGATCTCTCAAAAATACGGAGCAACACAATGGGCTCTTAACTTGTGGGACGAGTTCGGTGCCTTGGAATCGGGGGACACTGTTGTCGATCTTGGATGTGGGGAACGGTTTGCCCCAGCGATGTCGCTTGACCCAACGATTCATTATATCGGGTTTGATGTTAACAGAGATTCGGTTGAAAAAGGCTCACTAAACTATCCCCAATATCGCTGGAAACACTCAAACGTTAGAAATGAAATGTATAACCCAACTGGGGTAATTGATCCGAAGACGTTTCAGATCCCTATCGAAGAGAATGTTGCAGACTTAGTCATTTGCGCATCATTATTCTCGCACCTCGAAACATTTGAAGTTGCGAAAAACTACATTCATGAAATTCAAAGGATCATCAAACCAGATGGTCACATATGGATTAGCTGGTTTCGTTCACCACCAAACGAGGTTTGCTCGGATGCCAAGCGAACTGTTTTTACCGAAGCCGAGATTATAAATATGATAGGTGGCTGGTTGGACCTTAAGCTAACGATAGGTGGAATGACTGAAGACTACCATAATCAATGGATTATGCTGGGACAGGTCAAAAGTACCAATGAATTCTTGGCCAAGGCATCTTAA
- a CDS encoding cyclic nucleotide-binding domain-containing protein: METQQLQQILMELRFTAGLSEGEQQKLARISRARDFPKGTTIFTEGSAHKDIYVIRTGRVEICMSIPARGCLPVLTLESGDLVGWSSILKLGEMTATVVALEDTQTIAIDAASLRTLCDEDHDIGYQIMHRIATALSQRLVASRLQVLDMFGLELFDDVDSYENSSRGTAE, from the coding sequence ATGGAGACGCAACAGCTTCAACAAATCTTGATGGAACTACGATTTACCGCTGGACTGTCAGAGGGAGAGCAACAGAAGCTGGCTCGTATTTCGCGTGCGCGAGACTTTCCCAAAGGTACGACTATTTTTACAGAGGGTAGCGCGCACAAAGATATCTATGTAATACGAACTGGTCGCGTCGAAATCTGCATGAGCATACCGGCCCGTGGATGTTTACCTGTTTTAACGCTCGAATCAGGCGATCTGGTTGGCTGGTCATCTATTTTAAAACTGGGAGAAATGACGGCCACAGTCGTAGCCTTGGAAGACACACAAACAATTGCCATTGATGCAGCAAGTTTAAGAACACTTTGTGACGAGGATCATGATATTGGCTATCAAATCATGCATCGAATTGCCACTGCACTTTCCCAGCGACTTGTAGCCTCTCGCTTACAGGTGCTCGATATGTTTGGTCTCGAGTTATTTGATGATGTCGATTCTTACGAAAATAGCTCGAGAGGGACAGCAGAATGA